The genomic region GTTAagcttaagcaaaaacacagAGAAAATTGtctttaatcaatttaaacCATCTTTGTACTGAAAAAATAGTTGTGAACTAGAATCTATACTGAAAAACCATATTTATACTTCAAGATCAAAGTCCAATATAAGCTGCAGCTGAAAATGGTAAATATCCTTTATAAACTCCATAAGCCACAAACTTATTCACTTGTGTGACTTTTGGATTAGTTGTGATTAAAGTTCTACTCTAGGACCTTGTAAGCAACATAATTAAGCATTCAATAATGTTTCaactgaaaattttaatttaaagtaCTACCATAACAGTTGGAGTTACCTAGAATATTAGCACCATGTAGATCTGCTCCAATAAGACATTGAGCCAACTGATTTCTCCTGTAAATTTGGATCAAAGTATGGTTATGGAATCCAGACCAGACTACATGTATAGATATTGCACAATTGTAACATTATCGAAGTTAACAAGAATGAAATATCCCACCCAGTATTTTTTAGAAGCTGTGCCATGTAAGCTTTCCACATTTCATGCATTGGCTTAAAAGCATCAAACCtgtaacaaaatattaaatactcaaAGGGGAGCTGTTGTGCAATAACTgtttattaaagaattttataacCATGGCATGCATCTCTCAATCTATAACAATCATGAGGATATTCAATCATTGCTACAGTATTGCCCTCTAGTAGtagtataataataacatCTAAAATAGTCCAAGTGCTGTTCAAAAATAGACCACAAATGGCAAAACAAACCACAGTAAAGAAGTATCAAACTCACTTTTGGAGATCTTGCGGCAAATCAAATGATCCACATTTTTTATGTTGCTTCATAGACATGTGCCTTTTAGAGCGCTTTGAGTGGGCTTGCAAAGCCCTAATATGAGAACTGGTGGGTTTGCCACGCCCTTGTACATAATTATCGAGCAGGATCCAATTATCGAGTTTTTTGCTTTTCGATCCTTGCATGTACTTTTGAGCAGAGTCACCATGTTGAAGAAGTTCATGTAAGATCATGTCCACCATGCTTCCCCTGTTACTTTGAAACTGCAAAATGCCAGGTACATAAAGGCTCGAGAACCTTAGGATAAACAAAACAACTGAAGCTGCTTTTATGAATCATagttttttctcttctcttttttaaacGGATAGACTTTAATTCAGGCAGCTAAAAATCACCTTGACATTCGTTCTCAGTAGGTTCTCGTGTACAGGATGAGAGAGCAGTGAATATGCTGGACCATTTTCCTCCATATCTACAAACAATTTTACTAACAAAATCATTTACCcaaccaaaaaagaaatacaaattCTAACACACTTGCACATTGCAAATAATTGAatgcattttttttctaaCCAGTTTGAAGAACATATTGAAACTATACATCAGCTTATAACTATAAGTACGTGGAAAtgtaaacaaaaacaaaagaactTCAAACCAACAAGGTAAAAGATTTATCTATATAAACTATGTAAAACCACTACCTTTTTTGGATGAACTATTCACTGAGGGAGTGACTGGAGCAGCTGGAAGATTTGCAGGAGATGCAACAGAAAGAGGGTTAGTaatcttataattttcttttctatgttCATCATTGGGTCTCTGTGTttggcttttcttttgttgctgAAGCAGCTCAGCTTTAGCTACAGCAAACCGTCTCTCCAATGCCTCCTGAGTTCGTTTTCTTTGATCTTGACAACCTGTATCAGTACCCATTGCCCCAGGTATATTTTCGCCTCTGGCTCTGTTTATGCAATACGTGTTGAAAACTATTAACAGGAAAAAACCAATCATGATAAGAAATTAGGCAATTACCCAGAAAAAATATCACAATAAGCATAAGAAGCTTAAcaagcaattaaaaaaaaacaagtaaATTGAAACAGGCTTGAAAATTTCCTAAGCTCTAAACAATTCAACATCATATGCTAAAAAATCTTTCAACATTTGGGAAATGATATAAATAGATTACCCATTTGCTGTAATAAAATCTCAATCATATAGAAATTACACAATAATGAAgagttatttaaataataaaaaaaaggtcaATGGTACCTTGCTACTGTTCTTGAGTACATTGACGTTAAAAATCTACAAagaaactattttatttattcatgaaAAGTGGAAAGCAAAGCAAAAATCCAaagacaaacaaaataaaaattgttaaGTAGAAAACAGGGCACAAACCCAGGCaccaaaacaaaatcaaatacTCATGAACCACTTATTCGTCTCAGTCCATCTAGCAAAAGAAGTTTCAAATTTAGATATCTAAAGATTAAGAATATTATTACTAGCTGCAATCGGAATCAGAGGAGGAAAAGGGAGAGAAGATTCATCACCACTATGTTTACGACATGAGGTGTCAGTGTCGCCTCCTATTGCTTGTCGTTATAGCAGAACCGACGGTAGGCAAAAGAAGGCGCTTGTCTATCCTGGATAATGGagaggagagagaaagagcCGGCGGCAGGTGTAAGGGAGTTGAAGGGAGAGAACGGAGGAGCAGAGTGCATGAGGCCAGGAGGCAGCGTCGTGGCGGTGGTGGCGCTGTTCAAAGGGATACATTTAAGatctctattttctttatttttagcGGTGTAATTCCAAATTTTCGgattcagaaaaaaaaaaattataaaaaatttctatgatGTAGTTACTGTGACAATAGGCGAATCAAAGTTAAAATCGAAGCaaaattaatagtttttaCAAGTTAAACACTAAAttgatcaaatttttaaaaatttctacctttaaagccaatcggctctgtgTATAGCCGAATCGGCTCTGTGTATAGCCGAATCGGCTTTACACATAGCCGATCGGCTGagcatagagccaatcggctttgTTCAGAGCCCACCGGCTCTGGATAATGCCAATTggttaattttcaaaattcaacgTTGTTTTACACgtatttttaacttaatatactaaaattagtaaaaataagtttctagaagtattctataataattattgagattttaaaatatatatttagtaataattatttaaattttaagaattttaattaaaatatttaattatatgataaaatgagAAGATAACTGtttctttttaggtttttctaATCTTGCTTCTATAAATAGAACATGATGCCTAGATCTAAGGAAGCTATATTCATTAAGCAACCAGACCTTTACTAATTTATAGGTTCGATTAAGCATAGAGTTTTTTTGGTAACTAGAGAGACAAGTCGCTAAGAAAGAACTCAGGATTAGGAAAGTTTTCTTCTTGAATGACTGAAGTTTTTCTTAAGCCGAAAACAACACCGGATTCTCATCTGATCTTCAATTAAACCATATCAACATCTCTAGAGACTCGCTAATCAGCAATCTATGGTGACAGCCTGAGTCCCCCCAAATCCAGCATTATCAACATCTCTTTCCCCTTCACTGGTTCTTTCCTTTTATGATTCTAGAAACATGTTAGGATTGAATTCAAATTCTTTATACCACATTGTGTGATTAAATCTCGTTTTTAAATGTCTCTGTGATGTTTATATATGcttgattttgaatatgataatatgaatttcctgagttttgaatttaataatatgaatgcATTAGATTTTGGATATGATAATTGGAATAGTTGGAATAGCATGTTAGATTTAtggctttttttttaataattatgtgATTGCATTAAGCTTTTAGGGCTGCATGATTAAAATCTAGAATCTGTcatgtgaagttttatttacCTTCTGTCagttttttactttataaggtttgtattattttatattttctagcttaatttaatttattttttatatctatgGTCTTATTTTTTCGagttttaattatgtttttatcTCTTGTATATGTTAAATTAGCTTGGGCAAGAGGATCAAAGAAAAGATGCAAAATCAATAGTTACCAAGTcctagagccgattggctttgCGCTAAACTGAATCAGCTCTGCACCAATTTTGGCCATATGTTCGGATCTTTTATGcgatttttagtaatttttgtACACTGTAACTTAAtttatgcatttttcttttgatttttaattgtaagaagattgtaatagctagatttaattttcttacactttttttaactttattttggatgtatgtcaaatatttactatttaattacctaattaaaattggacatataaacattagattttaaaattgggTCTGGCATGAaaattgtagtccattaggaTAAAGAGATAGTATATTGGGCCTAAATataaaatccatatagacttCATGGGTCTTGTCATGttctaattgaattaattggtccatattaaatttaagatcactaaattggatttttttataaaaagtactCCATTAGGCTTAAAGATTGGAAATCAAAGTATAATTTGTAATTGAGCTAGACTAAGTAGGCTTTGTACATATATAGTTAGTTAGGTTAATAACCTGGAGTATGGATTgggctttaataaaataagctACATTCAAAAGGACCTCACATGATGCAGTACTTtgatgtataatatataactgttgcatttatagaaaatagctcgttaaacaataaaagtaaagacaaatatacacaaataaggaagttggctttcaGATCAATATCTAGATTTCTgacgtaagcttccttatagaatcAAGAAACGTCACTCTTTAGTAAAAGTATCTTAGTGAATTACCCGGGTGGTGACTCCTATATCCATGCTAGTCTTGTGATTAGTTAGTGTGTTTTCAATTAGATTGAAAAACTTTGTGGTGCCGTAGTCGCTAGATACTTAGGTGCACGCCCGGAACCGCCTCCCATAAGTAGTCTTATCTTTTTTAGGGAAAATATGCATTTTTGCCGCTCATGTTTAACTCGAAGCTCAAATATGCCCTTGAACTAATTTTTGGATCAAATAACTGATAAGTCATCTTTTCCTGTTATTTAGGCAGCTTTCTTAATAAAGAGTTAACTTGAAAATAGAAAGTTGTTTAACATAGATGATGTGACATAATTTATCTGAATAATGGAGTCCATTTAATGACAACacattagttttattaaaataataaattctaaaataagttattaattcatctttttcttttctttattcaaaTTCTTCTCTACCTCTATGACTATCTCTATCTGTTTTTATCATTGTCTATCTTTCTATTACTTGTGCTGTTCGAGATGGAAATCTTTATGCCTGTAGCTACTATAGTTGTGGTGTTTTGAAGAATAAGGTTTGCAGAAGGAAAGGGAAAGCTTTGTTGTAAGATTGGTGAAACTGTTTGCAAatctaaagttttttttttccgaAATAAGATTTAAAACTTTTTGAATTGGTAAAATTATTTGCATTCCGCTGCCATTCCCTTTATCTCTATGtatctttctttatatatatacatatatatatatatatatatatatatatatatatatatatatatatatatatatatatatatatatatatatctatatatagaTTCATTCTTGctaaatttctatattttcccACCAGTCTTGGCTCGTGGTCGGTGCTAGAGTAGATCACCCAACTGAGGATTGTTGATGTTGCACCTCTATGTTCATGACAAACAATCATTTTTCGTTGATGTTGCACCATAACTAATCTCTCTCTTTAATTCTCTCTTCATATCATCGACAATGGAGATTGAGTTTTGGGAaagatgatattttaaaataaattactcaaaaaaatttaatcattttttaatgattttatttagatattgGTGGTGTGGTAGTCTTAACAGTGGAGGCTAAAAGTTGAAAAAGAATTGATTTTATTGCCTATCTTTTTGTGGATTTGTATCTCATTTTCTCTGTTGATTATGGGTTATTTAAGCGAGCCATCATTTCAATGATACTATGGGTTTTATATTCCATGATGAagcaaagaagcatgataaaggtttatatattatgggtctttcttttctctctttttttttatgggaGGAAGCCAAAGCTATGGAATACTTGAGAAATGAAAAATTCATTAGTTTGATTTGGTATTGCTGTGAAGTAGATGATATCGTCTCAACAAGCAGCTTTGAAGTTTTCTGATGCCAACGTGTTTTATGATAAGTGAAGTCAAACAATTGATTGggtgttttgtttttcttttggttttatttttattatatttaaatctaaagaacaaaaactacttttgtgtttttatcaataattgcAGCATGGATTGATAGTATAGGTATcgcaaagaaagatgaataagaAGAATTATACAATGTTGATGTGGCAATATGTGGGTCccacttttaaaaaatattgtcaCTTCAATTTTAGATAACGACCGTTATATTCTCAATTAGAAGAAGGGCctaaatgatattaaaaagttGATCATGTATTTTAAATGCGTCAGAAAATAATTGAGGGGCATATGTGCTCTTTATACTATAAACATGAGGGCCAAAAATACACcttctctctttatttcttgttgtaGGGTTAATGAAACCATGTGTTTGAAGGGGATATGTATGATTCACGGTGGTTCAAAGGTACAGTCAAACCCTTAAAATATGACTCGATGGCCACTTGGGCTTTTGACATGTTGCTGCTCTTCTATTTTGACAcgactatttattttttaaaatttagtctAATATATAAGTCTGTCactatatttttgttatattaatttttgaaattttaataaaaataaatactattttttttcattttaatcaaaaagttaaattaataatttaaaagtataatttgatccttagactttaaacttattattgagtatcaaattcatttaatactaattttattatcaaattagaataaaatcttttagCATTACTTTTAGtgcctaattaaaatattaaatttaatattcttttacttgtttctattttttaaggtaaggtttaaaaaattaccatGTGGTTGACGCTTTTTTACTTGAAGGacaaagatattttttacattaaaGGAATATCACATGTTTTGTTTAGCattctttatttatgtttttattatttatcatatagtcttacatatatttaatatgaactattactaaattataattttataaataatgtgaCATCTAACAATACATcaaagaattcataaatatattaaaattttatttaaacaattattttttaaatttgattaaaatttaaaagatatatgttctaataactttttaatcacaaatatttaattgaatattaaattaattaaaaatagttattttatcaaatatttaaatttctattaatgTTTACGatctaaaaaatgagaaaagtaTTGAATGTACctaaaaaatgctaaaaagaaaaaatacatGTTACTcctttaatatgaaaaatatatgtatCCCTCAAGTGTAGAAGTGTCAAACCATAGGACtgctttttgaaatttatcctttttatttttatttttttagcataatttaatcatagaaaaaattaaacgtattaaaaacacttattttttgtttaatattattaaattactatatcgtttaagtttaaattcttaaataatataaatagttaagagttattattttattgaacactaaattaaactatattaagaataaaaattttactcgtattaatctcatttgaatgattgataaaaagcttcatttttaacatagaaaattattatgaccttctttattgataatagaCTTATTGACTTCAACATTTATTATGTAAAGCTAATTGATGTCTAGATTAAAGTACGGACTAACAAGTTTTACAGAAAAGATCATGAGCAAAACCCATTTTTAGGTCCTTATACTTTTCtactttattttacttaatcTATATGATCAAttgcattttaataaatttttgtacttttaattttgtcatttttaaattttttcgtCAAGGGCGTGCTTACAAATGCCGTTAAATATTGCCAgtaaaatacttaattttggTTCATTAGATCCATAAAGATCTATTTGTTTTAAGATATCcctgaatttttatttttttgattttttaagaCCTTATATAAATGTCCGTTAATTTTTTGAGAGCTTCTTTCCTAGAGAAAACTTTAAGGATAgacaatgaaataaaaataataatgcgAATGAGGCGAAAAAACGAAAGTAATATAAACATATTGAAGTTGAAAAACTAAAGAGCAATTTAGCaactaaatagaaaattaaactttttctaaaattaatttggttctaaaattaatttgtctCTAGGTGCAGTATCATTTTTGTATAGTATAAACAATTCAAAAAATCATCGCCTAAACTGATATACAACAACTTATT from Ricinus communis isolate WT05 ecotype wild-type chromosome 9, ASM1957865v1, whole genome shotgun sequence harbors:
- the LOC8263460 gene encoding ribonuclease MRP protein subunit POP4 isoform X2; this translates as MGTDTGCQDQRKRTQEALERRFAVAKAELLQQQKKSQTQRPNDEHRKENYKITNPLSVASPANLPAAPVTPSVNSSSKKDMEENGPAYSLLSHPVHENLLRTNVKFQSNRGSMVDMILHELLQHGDSAQKYMQGSKSKKLDNWILLDNYVQGRGKPTSSHIRALQAHSKRSKRHMSMKQHKKCGSFDLPQDLQKFDAFKPMHEMWKAYMAQLLKNTGRNQLAQCLIGADLHGANILVVPKRFSIFMFQVDCWKITLQGDKLTSRKLGL
- the LOC8263460 gene encoding ribonuclease MRP protein subunit POP4 isoform X1, whose protein sequence is MGTDTGCQDQRKRTQEALERRFAVAKAELLQQQKKSQTQRPNDEHRKENYKITNPLSVASPANLPAAPVTPSVNSSSKKDMEENGPAYSLLSHPVHENLLRTNVKFQSNRGSMVDMILHELLQHGDSAQKYMQGSKSKKLDNWILLDNYVQGRGKPTSSHIRALQAHSKRSKRHMSMKQHKKCGSFDLPQDLQKFDAFKPMHEMWKAYMAQLLKNTGRNQLAQCLIGADLHGANILVAESKIASFTGVSGIMIRETVETFGIITQDNKFQVVPKRFSIFMFQVDCWKITLQGDKLTSRKLGL